agtatataaatttgaatctaGGAAACACACGTTATTGCTTCGTCTCatacgaataataaaaaattgaacgaatgaCATTTCCTAAAGTTAACTTGACTGAATTTACGAAGCACGGCTAAAGTTTGagaacgatttaaaaaaaaaaatgtaaaaaatacctgacatttccctgacttttccccatagtcgaaattccctgactgTTCCCGGTCTGTAGCCACCCTGCGAATCCATGATACCACACTTTCGAGAATTGTCAAGATTCATATACCTACCACGGAGGTGTGTGCCGGAGGCACTTGTAAACCAGCGTCGTCGACGCCGTTGAGAAGCTCGGCGATGCCTGCGGAAGCTGTACGCAGATTCGATGACACAAGTGCAAGCCCCATAGCAAGATAGAGAATCGCGGAGTTCCTTGAACGGAAAAAATGTCTCAAGTCTTTTCGATACCAATTGCAAACAGCAGGAGCGACGGATTTTACGGAAGCACTGGTCAGGTGCTCGATGTTGTAATATGTACAGCAGTGATAACACTGCACGGTGCAAACTTACatgattttgcaatttttttcccaccgaTCAGTTTCGTTGATGGAAGAGAGAATAACTGGTGCTGAAAGGATGGGGACAATGATATTTATACCCGATGGGAAGCCCTGCTAAGGTCTCCTAATGGAACGGGGTTTCTCACAAGCAATGATTGTCTCACAGAGGGGACGATCTTGCCGTGAATTATTTTGCGATATCACGGGAATCGAGGAAACGTCAAGAAAATTAACTTTTTCCCGTAGGAGTTGATCTTGTACGGATTCTATCAATTCAAACGCTACGCTCTAGACTgtgcaattatttttctgattatGCCGTACTTCGGTATGACCGATTGATTCTACCATTATTCTCGGTTTGTCACGTAGGTGAAACGATTGTTTCAACTTTTGGCACTTGCCTGAAAGCAAAGTTTGCATCTTAATAGATACAACGATTTCACGCTAACACGTCAAAAATTCTCGAGTGTGaaaaacgtttgaaaaaagataTGCAAcgtttttgtattatttgcCTTTCGACGacaagggagaaaaaaaaaacaaaaaacgacaacgaaaatgtggaaatattcaagttgcttttgaaaaataaattcttacatgtggtaaaatatttttcatcgacaaTTGTAATTATCTGTCTTTTCGAGGATGTTCAACTCATCGTCATGATCACAAATACCAGCCGATTTAAATCAAACTACATATATAACGTATATCATATATTTACTGAGGTACATAATAATGATTAAATTATTGCTAGCAATCAACACGATCGAAGAGTACGGAAATGTATTAAGTTAATTATACAAGTAATCGGTAACGATAGACTATTCGATTGTCATAGAAGCGATTGAAAATTCGTATGAGGTATATCTTTCTGGCTAACGATACAATACGATGCTTCGTGAATGTGCTATTATACCTACAGTAGAACCTTCACTATCCAAATTCATTACGTTCTTCATCATCCCATTAATTGGGAACGGGCGTACTTCAGACTAGCGAGGATTCGTATAATGGAATACCAATGATACGTGAAACAATACTGCACGACAAAGAATATTACAAATGCATATTATGTTGCGTGTATTAGTTTTGCGTACATGATGCGTGGCTTCAATTTTAACTTCCTTCACGAATAAAGTTGACTGAAATATCGTTAATTGTAACGTAAGACTGCGAATGGACGTTCTCCGTGGATATCTTTTTCTCAACAACGTATTTATGCATTGCCAAATGTCGGGCCCTCGATGGGTTGAAGTTCAAGCTGTGGTTTGAATAATGGAGGTTCGGATAATCGAGATTCTACTCACTActgtatatattttcattattacaaCATAATTGAACAGTATCAAGGCCGTGTGCAGGAATAAAAAGTTCACAGAGTAATGGTATTGAGTTAGATTATTCATACTATCataacaattgataacaatcGATAAGTGTGTACTATCTCAAATTTGAATCCAAATTACACCTCCGAATATTTATACAGAGGTAGatgtatgaatttttcttcccaaCTTTTCTATAACTGGGTGTATAATGATGCACGTGAAGACATACGTGAGAACAACACGCCGTTGGGTGAAATTTATGATAAATGTACTTAATATAAATTatctattatatttttcttcattataaTCAGCCACAATGTCATCGATAAGAATGTAGTGGCTGTGGtcataatgtatattattagcTATAAATCATGTTTATTCAGTTTTAAAAAACGATTAGGGCAACCGcgtaacaatatttaaacaatatgTATCTCAAGTTCGACCCTTTCGTCGAGGGCGAGAAAGGCAACGACGATGAGAACGGGGAGTCGGAATCTTGACTTCCATCCCAATTTCATCATGAACATGAGAGCCTTGTGGAGAATCCCGCCGCTGCCAAAAAAGACCTCTGCCGACATCTTCCGCATCTTGTATGTACATACGAACAGAACACAACCTGACTTTAGGGACAATGAGACCGTCGGTAAAACAGAACAATACGCAGTAACATAACCTCGGCAAACTGTTCGACCATAAACAGTCGGGTTTTCCGAGTTATCCCGGGTACgcatattttaaataatataattacctTGGTCAATCGTATCGCAACGCTATGAAATTCACAACTCTTAGTCTGTTCGTTCACAACACATTCTACGCCTTCACCGTCAACATCAATAACGACTTTGACAGTTCCGCACGACGCGGTGACAACTGCGACTGTGTTACCGACCGAGACGAGGAGGTGACTTGCTACTGCCTGCGGTGCCGACCTTGGCGTGCCACATCGCAAACATATGCTATGCTATGCGACTCATCTCCCGACACGATGTACCTGTCCGTTACCTCAGATTACTCCTTATCGATTCCTTATCGCGGTGATAGACAAAAGCTAAATCTTAGTTTATCTTGGTAGTTTCATCAGCATCTTAATCCTAATAGTAAAATGAACATCTCCTTCGAGGGAAAACGTATTCTGGTGACGGGAGCTGGATCGGGTAAAACTCAAAATTCCTAACTCCGCAAAATATATTACGTAAATTGTAAGAATCTTGTGCTTGATgccaatgaaaaaaaattcagcgcAGACATTTTCGCTTTCGCTTGAAGCATTGTGTAActtttcgaaacaaagaaacactCGGATTTTTGTGAAATCCTCAAGACGGACACGTAATTGCGACGTTCcgtttttcaaatctttcgcTCGAATTTCACCAGATTCACACATTTCGGGCAAATTTCAGGTATCGGTCGAGCCGTTGCCCTGAGGCTGTCAAAGTTCGGGGCCAACGTGATCGCCGTATCGCTACCCGACAAGAGCTTCGATACTCTTTCGGAGGAGGATCCTAAAATCGAGATCGTCAAGGTGGACCTGACGGATTGGAACGCGACGAAGGATGCTCTGCAGAGTGTAACACCTGTGGATCATCTCGTTAACAGTGCGGGAATGTTTAGAGGACATGCTTTTCTTGACGTAACGGCTGAAGACGTCGACGAGTCATTTAACATAAATTTCAAAGCTGCTATTAACGTTTCTCAAATCGTAGCTAAGGATTTGATAGCAAGAGGAAAACCCGGGagtatcgtgaatatttcatctCAAGCTAGCCAGGCCGCTTTTCACGATCACACTGTTTACTGCTGCTCTAAAGGAGCTGTTGACCAGCTTACAAGGTTTGTTGCAGATTTCGTTATCACGCGAGATAGATGGAACGTTATCTAACCCGTGTCATACATCTCACGGTACACGCGATACACGCGTTGGCGCGTTACATAACTACCAGTcattataatttaaatattcaataacAAACCGGACACCGATCAAACTAATcatcaaaataattattatacatattaaatgaatgaatgaaactACCAATTAGCTTGTTGCATGAGAAAAATAAGACTTCGACAATAAATAGTCAATATTTTCTAGAGTCATGTCGTTGGAATTGGGTCCCCACAACATCAGAGTGAATGCAATCAATCCCACTGTTGTAATGACCGAATTGGGTCGCCAAGCATGGAGCGATCCGAAGAAAGCTGCCGACATGAAGAGCAAGATTCCGCTTGGCCGTTTTGCTGGTAGTTATACACGAAATAACCAttacgaaattttacaatctcACAGATTTAACCGTCGTCGggatattaataaaaattttgcgaacTTGGTTTATAACAACCGATAATTAGAGATATTCCCGGTCATTCGTTATTCAACGCTGAGTAAAAGTAAATTATACCCTATTTTATTAGTCGTCTCTAGTAgcaaagaataattttctcttcGCTTTTTACAGAGGTGGAAGAGGTCGTTGATGCAATAACCTACTTGCTCAGCGATCGGAGCTCAATGATCAACGGTGTGACGCTACCAGTTGACGGAGGTTTCCTGGCTACGTAGCGGGAACTATTATCCAATATCCTCTCGTATGGTTACGATGCGTGAACTTCAGAAAATTCCTCATCACGATACTCGCCTGTTACTATGTAAAACTCATGACCCACACAAACGAaaacaattcaaataaaatgagCATTGGGTTATACAACGCAATAAAACTTATTGATGTGAAACATCTATAGCCGCACGTAAAACCGATTTCTggtgcggcgacgcgtcgccaCGCTATATgatggtatatatatacagtctATATGTAGTAGTGTGTACGGTGTGGCGACGCGTCGCCATGCGCAATCAATCGACTGTGCGATTTTCTTCCCACTCGATCCGGCGCTAATTAAGCCATCTCTCTCGCCACACTGAGTGAAAGTGATCAGCCTCCTGCAAAGAAAGCAAAATCACGCTATGACACACTATCAAGTCATCAGtaagttaattatatttttataattaaagtGTGCATTTATCTGTGCATTAAGCACGCGTATATTTGGTGTGTTTTAACGCCAGTAAATGTAAAATCTACTCTGTTGGTAGATTAAAATTCGCATAAATTTCATTGCATACGatgtttttaaattgattattaattttcattaattttaatttcattctaattaaaattaatgcaTTAGAACAATTGCttaaagaataaatttaataaagactgataaaattgtatttcaaAATCATCTGATGGCGTGTAGCGCATGAATGTTTTTCTTATTACAAAATAATGTCGATGTTTCACATCTGCCAGGCGTCCCGTGACGgctcacattttttttctcagtttgaATCAGGTTTATAATGTTAGTAGAGCCATGTCATGAAATCCGATCGCGAGGTATAGCATTTAATCAAGTGCTCGCCAATTGCTAATTTGGTacgatattaaaaattcatgtgACGTCACATTAGCGAAGCATTATAAAAATCGAGATTCAAACAAAACTTTCTATTGAAAGGAAATTCAGCatctgaaattttatcaagGTATGTAGCTAATTACAATTAGCAGCACCAGAAAAACTCCTACAGTTATGCTGTAACTCATGGTTAGCCTTCTTGACACAGTTCAGCAAATATTACCTGCGAGCGCTTAAATCCCATGCCTAACATACGTTCCCCACTCAATGTGTCAATAACAATGATACGGTTGTGACAATCTTCACAGAGATTCCAACAACCATTTTATCCTCAATAATATCAATGCCATGTAAAGATTAGAAACAATGATTAATggctgtgaaaaaattggtatgttgctctggagcaaaaaaacgAGATGAACAGCTACAGTAGAATGTAAATATTTCTGTACACCTCAGAcgtatttcataaatatttacaataagaTTCTTCACCATAACGTCAATACTCTTCGCGATTGTTATTCCTGCGCGTTTGAACGTCGGCTTGCGAATACTGCGCTTTTTCTCAGAAGCAAAAGGTATCAAGTTGTTGGGAAAAAGGCGTGTTAAACTTGCAAACTTCAGTATTCGTAACAAAATTGACTGAAGAGCTGAAGGCTCAGCACATCAAGAGCTATTTACTTTTTCATATCATACTATTTGCGAAATCGTCGCGCAAGGTGCTCGTTCAATCCAAAAAGGCGCGAATCGAACAATCTGTCAAAAAACACTTCAAAGTTTATGCCATTGAACAGGATGGATGATCCAAAGATGCGTTTTGCTCAATCAGGAGATCACACCAATGAACTGAATTATCGCTATTAATTGATTatgattgaataattaaattaaataaccGCTGAAAGATGGTTgcagaatgataaaaaattgataatgaaCCTCATTAAATTTCCAAGCTTACAAATGTATTGCAGACTCGTACATACCGAGTCTTTTATGTGTTTCAGATGGAAAATCTCTACGATCGTTTGAAAAGCTTTGACTTACAAAAGGTAGTAACATAACGGTATCTCACGATCTACCTATCCTCGCTTGCAGATTCCTAATGGAACCAGCCAACGGAAATATTCAAAAGTCAGACACTCACACGCGCAAGCATAAACAACGCAACGTATCCCAAAGCGACCACGATCTATCTACCCAGTAACCTATGTTATTCGATCTACGCGATTTTCCATTCTTTCCAACATACATCGTTCTTCCCCATTCGCGTCATGGTCGCTAGTGACTTTTTCGTTGATTGCCTGTATGGAGCTAAATGTTTTTTTAGCATAGTTAACCAGCTGCTACACAATGATTTTGTAAGTGTGTGACATTCGAAACATTATAAGGACCTATTTCAGAAGCAACGTCAGATGATGATTACAATAAAATGCCTCTCACATCTACATTTCGCAAGCTACGATACCAAGATGGACACCCTAAGACTTGTGTGTATGTCCAATCCTATATTACGAATTGATTTAATCAGGGACCTGGGTCGACATAAGCATCATGCGGCAACTCGTGAGACTGGCGAAAGCCTCAAACTGTTACTATCGAGCTCACGTTCGGGAATAATGATCTTCTGTCACGACATCGTGACACACATGATAATTTTCTGAAACGAGATTGCTCCCAATGCTTGAACCGCATTCTTATTCGCAAAGTCTGCGAAATGGAAGATTTTAACAACTAATGTAACTGAAATAACTTGACTCAACAGCTGATATCATAGCTAATTGTTACTTTTCGAATGCATAATACAGTATTTTAATGATGCTGGAGGACTATCGGtacatcaaaattttgtaaaatggtTTAGAAATGTCCTGTCTGTTAGTCAACATTTATCTGAGCGAGCTAAATCTGCAATTGATTGATACTTGCCGGTTGACAAAAAAAGTTCTAATTGATTCAAGTCATAGCATacaatttcattacattaaGTTATGCCagactttgaaatttcaacgattaAGCAATCGTGCGAACATAATTAAACCTTAGAGCAATCCACCGCTTGAACGGCAGCAGTAACAAATTCAAACAGATTATTATACTACACAATTTGTGCTTGAAAATGCCGAGTAAGCGATGTTTACCTGTGGCGATACTCAATATACTTTTAGCAGTgtgcaaaatttctaacttGACGTGAGCTACGGTAAAATCAATTGCAAATAATGATTCAACTAAAAGTCAAAAACTGTTGCAGTCGCGATGATCATATTCATGCAGCTGAGAAATCAAAGATGTGTATAAGAATTGTTACGGCCACGCCACGTGATAAAAGAGTACTAGGGAAACACACccgtaaaaataaacgaaaactcACCAACGTCGCCGAATAATGGAGAAGTTATTCGGATGTCTCTGCTTAATTAACtctggaaaaaataaaaaatggaaaccCGAATTAATTTAGCAAACAGTGACAACGTGTAAACTGCTGATTTTCAGTCCTTAAATTAGTTCGTCATTACTGTTGTATACTTCTATGGTTATTCAAAGCGTGTTACACATGGAcaaaaattcgttttcaaatattccacCTTCAGGGTGGCGGGCTTATCCTGCAAATGTGCCTATAACTACAAGAAATGACCGTACAAGCTTGTCAATGTTCATTCAAATACCGTTCGACGAAACTATTAATATTACTATATCCCTAAAAAAATGATGGCCGATTTTCTAAATGTTAAGCAAAACTATAAATCAAAAATCTAAAACGCTTGGTTGGTTAGAAGTATGCACTAAATTTACATACCAAATATCGGCCAAAAgtcttcaaaattatatcaGTACTGAATTATGTGAATAAACGCGCCTACCTGAAATAAAGCTTACAGGTATATAATAAGGTAGTTGGTCACGTGATAATCCACCCACGAACCTCACTCTACGAGGAGAGGCCCGGTTTCGTTCGTAAGATGGTAAATTGTAACTTCAGTTGCCTATCTGTAGGCGCCGAGGTGGTTTGTTACCACGTTTAGGTCTCCTATACTTTTTTCGTCTTTATTGCTTTTTCTATataaacgataattttttacccagtttacgcatttatttttttttttaatttacaattttttgttctttagaaattctttttgttctaatttttcattcaatactttttcatttgtCTGCCAAGTTTTACCATTTTCAGATTTTGCACTGGGCCTCTTTTGAGATCAACGCAGAAGTTTGTCGGACAGACCAACAAgctcttctcttttcatagtgatgaaaagtatcgcGAAAGAACTTTGTTTCGGGCTTGTTGCTTTCGGGGCTGTAGCGTATGTAATTTGATTGGTTTGACAGCATTTACACAAAAAATTCGCAAGCTTCTACGGCCATCACTTCTTATAAGTACGTTTGTAAGATTAGTCCCCAGTTCAAttatgaattataattaaacTATTATTGAAATAACTATACTTACATTCTCCGGGTTGCTCCATACTTTAAATGTAGTAGATCTCGTAATATCTCCGCAGTATGAATAATGAGATGACGCACTCTATACACTGTAATTAAGACAACAGAATATTAGTCATGCAATAAACACGAAGTCAAAGTTCACGTGACTGCAGACCATCTGTGTCAAACAAGTTTTTATTCCATAATatttcagtgatttttgaTGTACTAGTAATTGAATCATGCAGAATAGAATAACAGAATGCCTACCAGGTAACCACAAGTATTGAACGAATGCATAAAATAAGTGAGCAGAGTTCAATATTAGTCTAGCTTAAATGCCAAAATCATACACGATTAAAGAAGACAGCGTAATTCAAAACCATACTGATTTTTACCTCCTTTGGATTACTCTACACGTTGTACATAGCAGTCCTTGTAGCATTTGTCCAAATTCATTATGATTAATGCTGAACGTGGGTAATACTACTGCAATGACATgtatctctgtaataaaacaagagagaacaatattttattagaATTCAATCTTCAAAATCAATCGCAGCATTTAAATTTGACTATCATTTTTAAAGAACCGGCAACTGTTTAAAAGTACAAGTAGCGTAATAGTACGATTAAGAATGATCACGAACGGATACCTGATTCTTTTCGTCCATAACATGATAACCCGTTCACCTTCTGTATTCTGATCTGCAATATTTGGTGTTTGGTTCACTCTACTCACGTATTCACTAACCTGGCTCAATCTTGCGGCCATTTATTTCTGTAATACCAGGTGAAAACCACAACATTTTGTTAATATTTCTCTCAAACCAGGTCATCAATATTGTTTATCAACGTTTCTGCAGTTTATTTCTGAGATCAAGAtatgacaaaattttgtaagCAAACACCATGATCATGATCAACACCTCTTCTATCAATCAAACTGTcgaatttgataattcgtcCGATTATTTAACCCTTTAATTAAGATagcaattcgaaaaattcgttaaaaagCTCGCATGCCGGGATGCCTACAGAAAAGGAGTGAGATTCGCCGCTTGAGAAGAGGAATCGTATTCGAAATTTCATGATATAGAAAAGCCTACACGCTGTAAGCGTAAGACTGTGCTTCAAACCCAAAACGGAGTTATcgatattttagaaaattaaacCGAGAAATACAAGCTCGCAACGCCGTACGGCGAAATAGGAtctacgaaaattttttatcatgcTATTACACATGAAATCACGAGCAAAGATCGTGGCGTCTCAATACTTTTATTGGTTAAATGTGAGGCTTACCGATCATTCGATGCTTCCAGAATGTAGGATCAGTCGAATCAGCTCTCCTAATCGACCTGAAGACACAAGTTTCGCCGGCGATGACTTTTGGCCTTATGGAGCCCTAGAGTCCGATCAGCACTAGAGAACCTACACaactgttgaaaattaaatataacaGTTACACACAGTGTTGATGGATTTATATTCTTTGTTTCTATCCCAGAATTCTCACGCAAGTCATACCAGCAACGACTTCAAACAAAATCTGTCAAGAGCAATAGTGAAAAACTATGCACAACAACAATTGAACATTGAGTGTACAATCGTCCAACGTACTTACGTATATATATCTGCGTATGTCGTTTAACGATCGTATATCACCTCTGATACCCGAAATAATCGCGGCAACATGAAAATGGAACGTTCAAGAGTGAATAGCAAGCTTAACACATGATTTCTCTACCTACGGAATTACCGAAAACATTCACAAGTTTAGTCTCACGCGTAAATCCGTAACGGTCGAATTGCGATCGTCATTTGTTCAGCGTTTTAAAATACCAGTCACAGGCACACTGTGAGAAAACAAACCTCTGCGCGACTTTGAACTGTTTATTTGACGATCATTTGCCACGGCCACCGTCACAGTTAAATTGAGCATAAATTCGTCCAAATTCAGGACGCAGGACGCAACCCTAGCACGTTTGAATCGTAGAGTCCCAGAAATCCGTGAGCGTTCTGAAGGTAGCGCTGCAACAGCGACGCCTGCGCGGCAAAACGAGACCCGCCGAGAAGCGACATTGAAATGTAGTAAGCTGCGTATTGGCAAAGTGATAAGCACAGCAATGTCTATATTTTACACAGTGACCTACTAAATGGTTGTGGGAAGAGATAGAATTGGCTTCCACCCATATCCGCGTTTCCACTAGGTACTATTTGCTTTAAGGGAAAACCCGATGCAAACGTTTTTCGTATCTCCGCAGCACTAGCGCTCTCTGACCAGGTTTGTGGAACTAATTTTCGGTGACGAAAGCACGTGAGTAACATATCCACAAAATCATGTCGTGAATCAATGGTGTTATCTATTTTTGGTAAATAAAGTAAACATACATCGATTACCGAAATTTGCCTTCAATGGAAAATTAGTTccaaaaatctattttattttagagGCCGCTAGTTCTCGAGGGACACGAAAAATCACGATTTATGCTCAATTTTAGGATTGAATTTATCGGTCAGTAAACTTGGACGCATCGGTAACCGTCCAAAGGGACTGTGATTACATTGCTCAATCATCTCACGTCGAAAAAAGATCTATCAACTGTTTGTTTATGTGAATTAGCTGAGAACTTAGCGCAGGAATCCTGAGATTTCTGCTTGTGATTACCACTTGCTCTAATGATTGGATATCTCAAGTACAGTTTTCACAAATAATCTGATCTGTAATTCGACCTTGACCAAGCGTCAGCGACACATGGTTTCGTTATTATCTATACGGCTAATTTTGCATTGCCTCATAATGTTCATTATCAATTCTTTATCACATTAAAGTTGTAAAGGCCAAATCAGAAAGTTTCGCTAGCCAGTTTCATTCAGTTCTGAGCCACAATACTAAAATGAACGTTTCGTTCGAAGGAAAGCGGATTGTAGTGACCGGAGCTGGACAGGGTAAAAATCAACTTATACTTAACTGTACCTAATTGTAATCTTGCCTCTTCTGTAATTCCTTCTAATTACATTTGGTAGGCATCGGCCGAGCTCTCGCCCTGAGACTGTCAAAGTTTGGCGGTAAAGTGATTGCCGTATCGCGCACCCAGAAACACTTGGACACTCTTTTCCAGGAAGACCCAAAAATTGAGATCATCACGGCGGATCTCGCCGATTGGGAATCGACAAGGGCTGCAATAGAGGGCGTAGGGCGGATAGATCTTCTCGTAAACAACGCGGCAGCGGCCAGGCTAGACCGCTTTTTGGACGTAAAGCCGGACGATGTCGACGTACTTTTTAACGTTAACTTAAAGTCGGTTATCAATGTATCTCAAGTCGCGGCTAAAAGTATGATAGCCACAGGGAATGGCGGAAGCATCGTTAATATATCTTCTCAGGCAAGCCAAGCCGCTTTAAAAGATCACGCAGTTTATTGCGCGACTAAAGCAGCTCTGGATCAGCTTAcaaggtatacgtataaaaatcaAGATGAAACCTAACTATAGATGGTCTTGTCACAGTTCACGACTATGAAAAAGTATAGTCAATAATTTGTGATAATTAGGCACTTCAGTTCGACTCATACTCAAACTGTTATTATAGCAGATAAGCAAAAATTGATAGTACAGCGATGTACACCGTATGAATATTATCTGAACAATTCCTGTCATTTAAGTCTGCGCGCGAAAGAGCCGATTCTTGAAATATTTAGAATGAAATATATCAATCACATCTCAAATATGCATATATGGGTTGATCTCAATTTGATCATTCTGGCTGTAAGAATTTTTGCTTCGAACTGTTTTTTAATCTATTACAtagttcaatattttactgaTGGTGAGCTTACAAATTTGTAACTTTagctgatttatttttcagagtAATGGCATTGGAATTGGGCCCACACAATATTAGAGTGAATGCAGTAAATCCCACTGTCGTAATGACCGATATGGGTCGTGTTGGATGGAATGACCCGGAGAAGGCTGCCAGCATGACGAGCAAAATTCCGCTTGGTCGTTTTGCAGGTAATTAGCCATTTTCAGTAACGTAACTTGATATCAATGCTTATATGCACTACTTCAAACGTCAGAACCAAATAGGAAACAGTATAACTAAATACATGGAGAATGTGTAGTGC
The sequence above is drawn from the Neodiprion pinetum isolate iyNeoPine1 chromosome 2, iyNeoPine1.2, whole genome shotgun sequence genome and encodes:
- the LOC124212597 gene encoding L-xylulose reductase-like isoform X2, which gives rise to MVLSIFGKRIVVTGAGQGIGRALALRLSKFGGKVIAVSRTQKHLDTLFQEDPKIEIITADLADWESTRAAIEGVGRIDLLVNNAAAARLDRFLDVKPDDVDVLFNVNLKSVINVSQVAAKSMIATGNGGSIVNISSQASQAALKDHAVYCATKAALDQLTRVMALELGPHNIRVNAVNPTVVMTDMGRVGWNDPEKAASMTSKIPLGRFAEVDEVVDAVVYLLSNRSSMINGVTLPIDGGFLAT
- the LOC124212597 gene encoding L-xylulose reductase-like isoform X1, which codes for MLNFRIEFIGKRIVVTGAGQGIGRALALRLSKFGGKVIAVSRTQKHLDTLFQEDPKIEIITADLADWESTRAAIEGVGRIDLLVNNAAAARLDRFLDVKPDDVDVLFNVNLKSVINVSQVAAKSMIATGNGGSIVNISSQASQAALKDHAVYCATKAALDQLTRVMALELGPHNIRVNAVNPTVVMTDMGRVGWNDPEKAASMTSKIPLGRFAEVDEVVDAVVYLLSNRSSMINGVTLPIDGGFLAT
- the LOC124212598 gene encoding L-xylulose reductase-like; amino-acid sequence: MNISFEGKRILVTGAGSGIGRAVALRLSKFGANVIAVSLPDKSFDTLSEEDPKIEIVKVDLTDWNATKDALQSVTPVDHLVNSAGMFRGHAFLDVTAEDVDESFNINFKAAINVSQIVAKDLIARGKPGSIVNISSQASQAAFHDHTVYCCSKGAVDQLTRVMSLELGPHNIRVNAINPTVVMTELGRQAWSDPKKAADMKSKIPLGRFAEVEEVVDAITYLLSDRSSMINGVTLPVDGGFLAT